One part of the Musa acuminata AAA Group cultivar baxijiao chromosome BXJ1-5, Cavendish_Baxijiao_AAA, whole genome shotgun sequence genome encodes these proteins:
- the LOC135672853 gene encoding E3 ubiquitin-protein ligase PUB23-like encodes MEDLYKVKLICQLPTSSPLLSLLLIFLFPMEPLEIPSYFLCPISLEIIRDPVTLPTGITFDRDSIERWILDAKHSTCPVTRRPLPDCELTPNHTLRRLIQAWCALHSPSGVEMFPTPRTPVGERQIAELLEAAMAPQSRLTSLRKLKAVVSESHRNKRYVETTPGVIDFAAFVIMNYASNSVEDEEETRACDEALIILQTLEISQEGLLDLLAKNANIIESLTTILRRSNGQSRSYATLLLRSLLGVFSPARSIGLHAELFQEMVNVLRDRISHQATKASLHALVRLCPWGTNRTKAVEAGAVHVLVELLLEDPERRVTELVLAALDRLCGCAEGRTELVRHRAAIPAVSKKILQVSQLASEKAVRILRTLARHSPAAELLEEMLQLGVVTKLCLVLRVGCGGKTEEKARQILRLHSRVWMHSLCLHPHLRLSYPTL; translated from the coding sequence ATGGAAGATCTATACAAGGTCAAACTCATTTGTCAACTCCCAACATCATCTCCTCTTCTTTCCCTCCTCCTCATATTCTTGTTTCCGATGGAGCCGTTGGAGATCCCTTCCTACTTCCTTTGCCCCATCTCTCTCGAGATCATCAGAGACCCGGTGACCCTGCCCACCGGCATCACCTTCGACCGCGACAGCATCGAGCGGTGGATCCTGGACGCCAAGCACAGCACATGTCCGGTCACGAGGCGGCCTCTGCCGGACTGCGAGCTCACCCCCAACCACACTCTCCGCCGGTTGATTCAGGCGTGGTGCGCCCTCCACTCCCCCAGCGGTGTCGAGATGTTCCCGACTCCGAGGACCCCCGTCGGCGAGCGGCAGATCGCCGAACTGCTTGAAGCCGCCATGGCGCCCCAAAGCCGACTCACCTCCCTGCGAAAGCTCAAGGCCGTCGTCTCCGAGAGCCACAGGAACAAGCGGTACGTCGAGACCACTCCTGGCGTAATCGACTTCGCAGCCTTTGTCATAATGAACTACGCATCGAACTCAgtcgaagacgaagaagaaaccAGAGCTTGTGACGAAGCACTCATTATACTTCAGACTCTTGAGATCTCCCAAGAAGGACTGCTCGATCTTTTGGCGAAGAACGCCAACATAATCGAGTCGTTGACGACGATTCTGCGACGATCGAACGGTCAATCACGAAGCTACGCGACTCTGCTTCTGAGATCTTTACTCGGAGTGTTCTCCCCGGCACGATCGATCGGCCTCCACGCAGAGCTATTCCAGGAGATGGTGAACGTGTTACGTGACCGGATCTCGCACCAGGCCACCAAGGCGTCGTTGCATGCGCTCGTCCGGCTATGCCCATGGGGAACCAACCGAACCAAGGCCGTGGAAGCCGGCGCCGTCCATGTTCTGGTCGAGCTCCTCCTCGAAGATCCCGAGAGGAGAGTCACCGAGCTGGTGCTCGCGGCGCTGGACCGGCTCTGCGGGTGCGCGGAGGGGCGGACGGAGCTGGTCCGCCATAGGGCGGCCATCCCTGCGGTGTCCAAGAAGATCCTGCAGGTGTCGCAGCTGGCGAGCGAGAAGGCGGTGAGGATATTGCGCACGTTGGCGCGGCACTCGCCGGCGGCGGAGTTGCTGGAGGAGATGCTGCAGCTGGGGGTGGTCACCAAGCTCTGCCTGGTACTACGAGTTGGCTGTGGGGGGAAGACGGAGGAGAAGGCCAGGCAGATCCTAAGGTTGCATTCAAGGGTGTGGATGCACTCTCTATGTTTACATCCTCATCTCAGGCTTTCTTACCCAACTCTTTAA
- the LOC103983762 gene encoding dof zinc finger protein DOF1.2-like, translating into MLSSNDNVLSYAPPVVADRRWKPIVELAPNCPRCHSSNTKFCYYNNYSLSQPRYFCKGCRRYWTKGGSLRNVPVGGGCRKSRRAKSTKPSTVSPVAGSITNSSPPLLPGPIRPDLMLNEMVSDSCMTRAATIDDSTAPADGSAIDLQALYAKYSNQRPQTEIGPATAETQLAEGDHEPVGSVGTSSESSSCNQVFSQPMEEEEEEAIALLRQVDPPYNIEHSRLPLDLTGPVEWPMQPVTNYVSLDCPSGSGLIYEEFESFAVGGMHHQQSPLNDDWSLLDYSSLDAFDRC; encoded by the coding sequence ATGCTTTCATCGAACGATAACGTGCTCTCTTACGCCCCGCCAGTGGTGGCGGACCGGCGGTGGAAGCCCATCGTCGAGCTCGCGCCGAACTGCCCCCGCTGCCACTCCTCCAACACCAAGTTCTGttactacaacaactacagcctCAGCCAGCCGCGCTACTTCTGCAAGGGCTGCCGGCGGTACTGGACCAAGGGCGGATCGCTCCGCAACGTGCCGGTGGGCGGCGGCTGCCGTAAGAGCCGCCGGGCCAAGTCAACGAAGCCGTCCACCGTCTCTCCGGTGGCCGGCAGCATCACAAACTCCTCACCCCCCCTCCTCCCGGGTCCGATCCGCCCGGACCTCATGCTGAACGAGATGGTGAGTGACTCATGCATGACTCGGGCGGCGACGATTGACGACTCGACCGCCCCCGCCGACGGATCCGCCATCGATCTCCAGGCCTTATACGCCAAGTACTCGAATCAGCGTCCGCAGACGGAGATAGGCCCGGCCACGGCGGAAACACAGCTCGCGGAAGGTGATCATGAGCCGGTGGGCTCAGTTGGAACGTCGAGCGAGTCGAGTTCATGCAACCAGGTGTTCTCCCAGccgatggaagaagaagaagaagaagccatagCGCTACTGAGGCAGGTGGATCCGCCATACAACATCGAACACTCTCGTCTGCCTTTGGATCTAACCGGTCCTGTAGAGTGGCCAATGCAACCTGTGACCAACTACGTATCCCTGGATTGTCCGAGTGGTTCAGGTCTGATCTATGAAGAGTTTGAATCATTCGCAGTAGGTGGCATGCACCATCAACAGAGCCCGCTTAACGATGACTGGAGCTTACTGGACTACTCGAGTTTGGATGCCTTCGACAGATGCTGA
- the LOC135672854 gene encoding U-box domain-containing protein 27-like: MGRRREKGGRVDGLEVKLPSFFRCPISLEVMRSPVSLCTGVTYDRDSIQRWLDSGHRTCPATRLPLPSPVHLVPNLTLRRLIHLWSSPHLLPPPPPSSSPDDLLLDLRSSSSDPLPLLHRLSAFFSSPATDDSEKDRLASSVHFAPALVSRVVDDNAGLEALRAAVRVLALVLGMESRRELAIAAIFADLDGSVSALLKVLKSRDGAEEYRIDAATVLESILSSPSCDSERRILIVEKADLFPELVRLIDPPDTMDPAAADAGLRCLLAAAKGRHARAGMARAGAVPALARALTAAELPATTAERALKAMEAAARSTEGRAAVCEAAEACVGAVMERVLKVGREGREAAVAVLWAACVAAEDRRAREAVAVARGGAAKILVVMQGGCSPAAARMARELLRVFKVDAESCSVGYDTKTTHIMPY, encoded by the coding sequence atggggaggaggagagagaagggAGGGAGAGTGGATGGGCTGGAGGTGAAATTGCCGAGCTTCTTCCGGTGCCCGATATCGCTGGAGGTGATGAGGTCGCCCGTCAGTCTGTGCACCGGCGTCACCTACGACCGGGACTCGATCCAGCGGTGGCTCGACTCCGGCCACCGGACCTGCCCCGCCACCCGccttcccctcccctcccccgtCCACCTCGTCCCCAACCTCACCCTCCGCCGCCTCATCCACCTCTGGTCCTCCCCTCACCTCCTTCCCCCGCCTCCCCCGTCCTCCTCCCCCGACGACCTCCTCCTTGACCTCCGATCCTCTTCTTCCGACCCCCTCCCTCTCCTCCACCGTCTCTCCGCCTTCTTCTCCTCCCCCGCCACCGACGACTCCGAAAAGGACCGCCTTGCCTCCTCGGTGCACTTCGCCCCCGCCCTCGTCTCCCGTGTCGTCGATGATAACGCCGGATTAGAAGCCCTGCGAGCGGCCGTCAGGGTCCTCGCTCTGGTCCTGGGAATGGAGAGCCGCAGAGAACTCGCGATCGCGGCGATCTTCGCGGACCTCGATGGGTCCGTCTCCGCCCTCCTCAAAGTCCTCAAGAGCCGCGACGGGGCGGAAGAATACCGAATCGACGCGGCTACGGTTCTCGAGTCGATCCTGTCGTCTCCTTCTTGTGACAGCGAGAGGAGGATCTTGATCGTGGAGAAGGCGGATCTTTTCCCGGAACTCGTCCGCTTGATCGACCCGCCGGACACGATGGACCCGGCGGCCGCAGACGCGGGGCTGCGGTGCCTGCTCGCAGCGGCCAAGGGGAGGCACGCGCGGGCGGGAATGGCTCGGGCCGGGGCGGTGCCCGCGCTCGCGAGGGCGCTGACGGCCGCGGAGCTGCCCGCCACGACGGCAGAGCGGGCGCTGAAAGCGATGGAGGCCGCGGCGAGAAGCACGGAGGGGAGGGCGGCGGTATGCGAGGCCGCAGAGGCGTGCGTGGGGGCGGTGATGGAGAGGGTGCTGAAGGTGGGGCGGGAGGGGAGGGAAGCGGCGGTGGCGGTGCTGTGGGCGGCGTGCGTAGCGGCGGAGGACCGGCGGGCGAGggaggcggtggcggtggcgagaGGCGGCGCGGCGAAGATACTGGTGGTGATGCAGGGCGGGTGCTCGCCGGCTGCGGCGAGGATGGCCAGGGAGCTGCTCCGGGTCTTCAAGGTGGACGCCGAGAGCTGCAGCGTGGGCTACGACACCAAGACGACCCACATCATGCCTTACTAA